The Pleuronectes platessa chromosome 10, fPlePla1.1, whole genome shotgun sequence genome contains a region encoding:
- the LOC128449173 gene encoding sialoadhesin-like yields the protein MFVLIWATLLFSVRVSDAETDPPTEPILSMSSEVTEGQTITISCTVESFPQSTLTLMKINTNNQVEIIPENNLNPRPINSISHTFTVTSADAGWYFCRAQNTEGSKYSKQKKLVVKYPPTEPKLSMSSEVTEGQTITISCTVESFPQSTLTLMKINTNPQSLKSTENNIYSRPINSLYHTFTVTSSDAGWYFCCAQNTEGSKDSKKKELVVKSSVLVQICPGPGEDQK from the exons atgtttgttctcatctgggcgactctgcttttctctgtgagagTCAGCGATGCTGAGACAg acccgcccactgaacctataCTGTCTATGagttctgaggtcacagaaggtcagaccatcaccatcagctgcactgttgaaagtttcccacagtcaactctcaccttgatgaagaTCAACACAAATAATCAGGTTGAAATAATCCctgaaaataatcttaatcCACGACCCATCAACTCAATCTCCCACacgtttactgtgacttcagccgacgctggctggtacttctgccgtgcccagaacactgagggctcaaagtACAGCAAGCAGAagaagttggtggtgaaat acccgcccactgaacctaaactgtctatgagttctgaggtcacagaaggtcagaccatcaccatcagctgcactgttgaaagtttcccacagtcaactctcaccttgatgaagatcaacacaaatcctcagtctttaaaaagcactgaaaataatatttattcacgacccatcaactctctctaccacacgtttactgtgacttcatccgacgctggctggtacttctgctgtgcccagaacactgagggctcaaaggacagTAAGAAgaaggagttggtggtgaaat CAAGTGTCTT